From Armatimonadota bacterium, one genomic window encodes:
- the sufD gene encoding Fe-S cluster assembly protein SufD, protein MAIELMRRYETDLSSLLDHAEAQAAHGAAWLRGLREQAIAIHREHGFPTPKNEEWKYTPLRAAASREWRLAEPGPAVFERDLPFVSDGARVVFVNGLFDRNQLSFKPVSGLTIKSLRDAIDAGEVEGSLGEIAKIEEHSLAALNTALFEDGVYIHLAAGTSVSETIEIVHVTSGDGQIITPRVLIIAEQGTKASIVETYVTDGDGTNLVLPVTEVLTASGANIEHVRVQVESDKTYSVALWEIRQEGESEYRSYNIAFGGAIARTDQNLWLGGEYIVTRLDGIVIANGKQLIDNHTRLDHAMPNCNSFEIYKQIVDGEATVVFNGKIFVHQDAQKTDAVQTNQALLLSPKATINSKPQLEIFADDVKCTHGATVGQIEEEQLFYLRTRGLAVGDATAILVFAFAAEVLDLISDEGVRKSLEKRILAKLSS, encoded by the coding sequence ATGGCGATTGAGCTGATGCGGCGTTACGAAACCGACCTCTCGTCGCTGTTGGATCACGCCGAAGCGCAGGCGGCGCACGGCGCCGCGTGGTTGCGCGGTCTGCGCGAGCAGGCGATCGCGATCCACCGCGAGCACGGTTTTCCGACCCCGAAGAACGAGGAGTGGAAGTACACGCCGCTTCGTGCGGCCGCCTCGCGAGAGTGGCGCCTGGCCGAGCCGGGCCCTGCTGTTTTTGAACGTGATTTGCCATTTGTTTCTGATGGGGCGAGGGTCGTTTTCGTCAACGGTCTGTTCGACCGAAATCAACTCTCTTTCAAGCCTGTTTCTGGGCTGACGATCAAGTCGTTGCGGGACGCTATCGACGCGGGCGAGGTTGAGGGCTCTCTTGGTGAGATCGCAAAGATCGAAGAGCACTCTTTGGCCGCTCTGAACACCGCCTTGTTCGAGGACGGGGTTTACATCCACCTCGCGGCTGGCACTTCCGTCAGCGAGACGATTGAGATCGTTCACGTTACTTCCGGCGATGGGCAGATCATTACGCCTCGCGTTCTGATAATCGCCGAGCAAGGCACGAAAGCGAGCATCGTGGAGACGTATGTGACCGACGGCGACGGCACGAATCTAGTGCTGCCGGTCACTGAGGTCTTGACAGCCAGCGGGGCGAACATCGAGCATGTGCGCGTGCAAGTCGAAAGCGATAAGACGTACAGCGTTGCGCTTTGGGAGATCAGACAGGAGGGCGAGAGCGAGTACCGCTCTTACAACATCGCGTTCGGCGGCGCGATCGCGCGCACGGACCAGAACCTCTGGCTCGGCGGCGAGTACATCGTCACGCGTTTGGACGGCATCGTGATCGCAAACGGCAAGCAGCTGATCGACAACCACACGCGCCTCGACCACGCGATGCCGAACTGCAACAGTTTCGAGATCTACAAGCAGATCGTGGACGGCGAGGCGACGGTCGTTTTCAACGGCAAGATCTTCGTGCATCAAGACGCGCAGAAGACAGACGCCGTGCAGACGAACCAAGCGCTGCTGCTCTCGCCCAAAGCGACGATCAACAGCAAGCCGCAGCTGGAGATCTTCGCCGACGACGTGAAGTGCACCCACGGCGCGACGGTCGGCCAGATCGAAGAGGAGCAGCTGTTCTACCTCCGCACACGCGGTCTGGCGGTCGGTGACGCGACCGCTATTCTGGTGTTCGCGTTTGCAGCCGAGGTGCTCGATTTGATCTCGGACGAGGGTGTTCGCAAGAGTCTGGAGAAGCGGATTCTAGCGAAGCTGTCTTCGTAG
- a CDS encoding PspA/IM30 family protein, whose protein sequence is MKRFFRWIKALFHKTMDNLEDPEVMLDQARRDMQEALVQNREKAVQAITQKNRLQQMLDHSEAKSVQYEAQASTALQQGNRELARQFLREKAANDTVLATLKQTLSQAVETVEAVKSAIKRQESEVRKKTAEALALKAQWKQAQIQTSISKALEGLTFEAEYEGSFASAKDRIQEKQAEAAARGEMLSGSVQGKMMDMEDQAMDYAAEAELRKLEEKLGIAGPGVETQIQDPEVEAEIETELEQLEDRLNQ, encoded by the coding sequence ATGAAACGATTTTTCCGATGGATCAAGGCGCTGTTCCACAAGACGATGGACAACCTGGAAGACCCTGAGGTCATGCTGGACCAGGCTCGGCGCGACATGCAGGAGGCGCTGGTCCAGAACCGAGAAAAGGCCGTCCAGGCCATCACCCAAAAGAACCGTCTGCAGCAGATGCTCGACCACTCCGAGGCGAAGTCGGTCCAGTACGAGGCGCAGGCCTCGACGGCGCTCCAGCAGGGCAACCGGGAGCTGGCGCGGCAGTTCCTGCGCGAGAAGGCCGCCAACGACACCGTGCTCGCGACGTTGAAGCAGACGCTGTCGCAGGCCGTGGAGACCGTCGAAGCGGTGAAGAGCGCGATCAAGCGGCAAGAAAGCGAGGTCCGCAAGAAGACCGCCGAGGCGCTGGCGCTCAAGGCGCAGTGGAAGCAGGCTCAGATTCAGACCTCGATCAGCAAGGCTTTAGAGGGGCTCACCTTCGAGGCCGAGTACGAGGGTTCGTTCGCGTCGGCGAAGGACCGGATTCAGGAGAAGCAGGCTGAGGCGGCTGCGCGCGGCGAGATGCTCTCTGGCAGCGTGCAGGGCAAGATGATGGACATGGAGGATCAGGCCATGGACTACGCCGCAGAAGCCGAGCTCCGCAAGCTCGAAGAGAAGCTGGGGATCGCAGGCCCCGGAGTTGAAACTCAGATACAGGATCCCGAGGTCGAAGCGGAAATCGAAACCGAACTCGAGCAGTTGGAAGACCGGCTGAACCAGTAG
- a CDS encoding MarR family transcriptional regulator — protein MNDASVDPKQVAYSRFMAAHASLRAAISELMELNAKLPLEFYEVLVILDGEPENSIRLSALADKACLSRSGLTRRLDRMERYGLVKRKQCEGDRRGADAVLTKDGAQTLESAKPAYAAAVEALFGSKLTTGEAKQLAAVMNRLIEPLRSNG, from the coding sequence ATGAACGATGCCAGCGTAGATCCGAAGCAGGTCGCGTACAGCCGGTTTATGGCCGCTCACGCGAGCCTGAGAGCCGCGATTTCAGAGCTCATGGAGCTCAATGCCAAGCTCCCGCTCGAGTTCTACGAAGTTCTCGTGATCTTAGACGGCGAACCTGAAAACAGCATCCGCCTCAGCGCGCTGGCAGACAAAGCCTGCCTCTCGCGCAGTGGCCTGACCAGGAGGTTAGACCGAATGGAGCGGTACGGGCTGGTCAAACGAAAGCAGTGCGAGGGCGACCGGCGCGGAGCGGACGCCGTTCTCACCAAAGACGGGGCACAGACTCTAGAATCTGCCAAACCGGCGTACGCGGCCGCAGTGGAGGCCCTGTTCGGTAGCAAGCTGACGACCGGAGAGGCAAAGCAGTTGGCCGCCGTCATGAACCGGCTCATCGAGCCGCTGAGATCGAACGGCTAG
- a CDS encoding replication-associated recombination protein A, with protein sequence MRPRDLDEFVGQQELLGPGTPVRQAIEEGKLGSVVLWAPPGCGKTTLAYIVAKHMDAHIEAKSAVTAGVADIRRIAKAARERQSFDGRATLLLLDEIHHFNKSQQDALLGYLEDGTFSLIGATTENPFFVLNSPLLSRARVLPMKPLSPDDVRELIDRSLKDEERGLGSRGLTLAEDAREHLVTCANGDARTALNALESASLLAPLKGEITLALVEQVLQRQAVRYDRQGDYHYDTISAFIKSVRGSDSDAALHYLARMLQAGEDPRFIVRRLIILASEDIGNAEPQALVMAVSASQAVERVGMPESRLILSQVVTFLAEAPKSNRATVAIGKAEADVENKPLQPIPMHLRNAPATGMKELGHGEGYEYPHDAPGAYIDKDYLPEDAGLDTPYYEPTDRGYEKRIKERRDGRT encoded by the coding sequence ATGCGGCCGCGCGATCTGGACGAGTTCGTCGGTCAGCAGGAACTGCTCGGCCCGGGCACGCCGGTCAGGCAGGCGATAGAAGAAGGCAAGCTCGGATCGGTCGTCCTTTGGGCGCCGCCGGGATGCGGCAAGACGACCCTCGCATATATCGTCGCCAAGCACATGGACGCGCACATCGAGGCGAAGAGCGCGGTCACGGCGGGGGTCGCGGACATCCGCCGCATCGCCAAGGCCGCGCGAGAGAGACAGTCGTTCGACGGTCGCGCGACGTTGCTGCTGCTCGACGAGATCCACCACTTCAACAAATCGCAGCAGGACGCGCTGCTCGGCTACCTCGAAGACGGCACGTTCTCTTTGATCGGCGCGACGACCGAAAACCCCTTCTTCGTCCTCAACTCCCCCTTGCTCTCTCGCGCACGGGTCTTGCCGATGAAGCCGCTGTCGCCGGACGACGTGCGCGAGTTGATCGACCGAAGTCTGAAAGACGAAGAGCGCGGTCTCGGATCGCGCGGACTCACCCTCGCCGAAGACGCGCGCGAACACCTCGTCACCTGCGCGAACGGCGACGCTCGCACGGCCCTCAATGCATTAGAATCCGCGTCGCTTCTTGCGCCGCTGAAAGGAGAGATAACGCTGGCGCTGGTCGAGCAAGTTCTGCAAAGGCAAGCGGTGCGGTACGACCGCCAGGGCGACTACCACTACGACACGATCAGCGCGTTCATCAAGAGCGTGCGCGGCTCCGACTCCGACGCCGCGCTGCACTACCTCGCGCGGATGCTGCAGGCCGGTGAAGACCCGCGCTTCATCGTCCGCCGCCTCATCATCCTCGCGAGCGAGGACATCGGCAACGCCGAGCCGCAGGCGCTCGTCATGGCCGTCTCCGCGTCGCAAGCGGTCGAGCGAGTCGGCATGCCCGAGTCGCGCCTGATCCTCTCGCAAGTCGTGACGTTCCTCGCCGAAGCCCCCAAGTCCAACCGCGCAACCGTCGCGATCGGAAAGGCGGAGGCAGACGTCGAGAACAAACCGCTCCAACCCATCCCCATGCACCTGCGCAACGCACCCGCCACCGGCATGAAAGAGCTAGGCCACGGCGAAGGGTACGAATACCCCCACGACGCCCCCGGCGCGTACATCGACAAGGATTATCTGCCTGAAGACGCCGGGCTGGATACTCCGTACTACGAACCCACCGATCGGGGTTATGAAAAACGGATAAAAGAGAGAAGGGACGGGCGGACATAG
- a CDS encoding metallopeptidase — protein MGNGVPVPDVGDRGGRVTRAVSFLVLSLLAAASSAQDKPQFYDPIEMKVEGWTVKVDPRLLSGEHKETGDVALKALANHLQRITYVMPAGPLEKMRGLPLWLELENAALKKIGGHNMQFHPGRGWLVENGLDPRLVKHVHIPSAEQLTDARQWAKHPYVVLHELAHAYHNQVLEGGFSNPLVKAAYDNAVEAEIYEEVLSHTGRTVRHYGLNNQMEYFAETTEAYFGVNDFYPFVRAELKEFDPRGFALMEEIWGPIRG, from the coding sequence ATGGGAAATGGCGTTCCTGTTCCGGATGTTGGGGATAGAGGTGGCCGCGTGACACGTGCTGTTTCCTTCTTGGTTCTGTCTCTACTCGCAGCTGCGTCTTCGGCTCAGGACAAGCCGCAGTTCTACGACCCGATCGAGATGAAGGTCGAGGGGTGGACCGTCAAGGTCGACCCGCGGCTCTTGAGCGGCGAGCACAAGGAGACCGGTGACGTTGCCCTCAAGGCGCTGGCGAACCACCTGCAGCGCATCACTTACGTCATGCCAGCGGGACCGCTTGAGAAGATGCGTGGACTGCCGCTGTGGCTGGAGCTGGAGAACGCCGCGCTAAAGAAGATCGGCGGGCACAACATGCAGTTCCATCCCGGGCGTGGATGGCTGGTCGAAAACGGTCTTGATCCCCGACTTGTCAAACACGTTCACATTCCTTCGGCCGAACAGCTTACCGATGCGCGGCAGTGGGCGAAGCACCCTTACGTGGTGTTGCACGAGCTGGCGCACGCGTATCACAACCAAGTGCTTGAGGGCGGTTTTTCTAATCCACTTGTGAAGGCTGCGTATGACAACGCCGTCGAGGCAGAGATATACGAAGAGGTGTTGAGCCACACGGGTCGCACGGTGCGACACTACGGCTTGAACAATCAGATGGAGTACTTCGCGGAGACGACCGAGGCGTACTTCGGCGTGAACGACTTCTACCCGTTCGTGCGGGCGGAGCTGAAGGAGTTCGACCCACGGGGGTTTGCGTTGATGGAAGAGATCTGGGGGCCAATTCGGGGTTAG
- the nusB gene encoding transcription antitermination factor NusB, producing MSNRPVKSRRAAREAAFQAAYQCFVGDVPIEEAIEDALERTEYAADAAEMVREIAEGIVNQGREDEPHFAKHLKEGWSPDRLAISDRIALRLAVYELYHMPDIPPKVTISEAVHLAKKFGTEDSGAFVNGVLAKVLLDTPKKDWDPASKP from the coding sequence TTGTCTAACCGGCCGGTCAAGTCGCGCCGCGCCGCTCGCGAAGCCGCCTTTCAAGCCGCGTACCAATGTTTTGTCGGGGACGTGCCGATCGAAGAGGCGATAGAAGATGCCCTTGAGCGCACTGAGTACGCAGCAGATGCCGCCGAGATGGTTCGAGAGATCGCCGAAGGGATCGTAAACCAGGGGCGAGAAGACGAGCCGCACTTCGCCAAGCACCTCAAAGAGGGCTGGTCGCCCGATCGACTCGCGATCAGCGACAGGATCGCCCTGCGGCTCGCGGTATACGAGCTGTACCACATGCCCGACATTCCGCCCAAGGTGACGATCTCCGAGGCCGTGCACCTCGCCAAGAAGTTCGGAACCGAGGACAGCGGCGCGTTCGTCAACGGAGTCTTGGCAAAGGTTTTGCTCGATACTCCCAAAAAGGACTGGGACCCAGCGAGCAAGCCATAG
- the sufC gene encoding Fe-S cluster assembly ATPase SufC, translated as MLEITNLHAHVEENKILTGVNLKIKSGEVHALMGPNGSGKSTLANVLAGRETYEVGEGTVQYDGKDLLEMSPEERAHAGLFLAFQYPVEIPGVSNTYFLRAALNAIRTARGEEEIDAMSFLKLVREKIKLLNMSDDILSRSVNAGFSGGEKKKNEIFQLAVLEPRMCILDETDSGLDIDALQIVAAGVNSLRSPDRSFLVVTHYQRLLNFIIPDFVHVMIEGRIVRSGGKELALELEEKGYGWLEEELANA; from the coding sequence ATGCTAGAGATCACTAACTTGCACGCCCATGTAGAGGAGAACAAAATTCTCACCGGCGTCAACCTGAAAATCAAGTCCGGCGAGGTTCACGCTCTCATGGGGCCAAACGGCTCTGGGAAGAGTACTCTCGCCAACGTTCTTGCCGGTCGCGAAACGTACGAAGTCGGGGAGGGCACCGTTCAGTACGACGGAAAGGACCTGCTCGAGATGTCGCCTGAGGAGAGGGCCCACGCAGGGCTGTTTTTGGCGTTCCAGTACCCGGTCGAGATCCCCGGAGTCAGCAACACGTACTTCCTGCGCGCGGCGCTGAACGCCATACGAACCGCGCGCGGCGAGGAGGAGATCGACGCGATGTCGTTCCTCAAATTAGTCCGCGAAAAGATCAAACTGCTGAACATGTCCGACGATATTCTGAGTAGAAGCGTCAACGCCGGCTTCTCCGGAGGCGAGAAGAAGAAGAACGAGATATTCCAGCTCGCGGTTCTAGAGCCTCGGATGTGCATCCTGGACGAGACCGACTCAGGGCTCGACATCGACGCGCTCCAGATCGTGGCCGCGGGGGTGAACAGCCTGCGCAGTCCTGATCGATCGTTCTTGGTCGTGACGCACTACCAGCGGCTGCTCAACTTCATCATCCCCGACTTCGTGCACGTGATGATCGAAGGGCGGATCGTTCGCAGCGGCGGCAAGGAGCTGGCGCTCGAGCTTGAGGAGAAGGGGTACGGCTGGCTCGAAGAGGAGCTGGCGAACGCGTGA
- a CDS encoding DUF1801 domain-containing protein, translated as MKGQLDVETPEEYIAALEEPRKSEIQRIHDLIRRTVPDLEPHIRSKMIGYGTYHYKYATGREGDWFKIGLASNKNYISIYACGVCKGGYVAELNRHRLPKANIGKSCIRFKKLDDLDVDVLKEIFLICADGDYST; from the coding sequence ATGAAAGGCCAACTCGACGTCGAGACACCGGAAGAGTACATCGCTGCCCTCGAAGAGCCGAGGAAGTCTGAGATTCAGCGGATCCACGACCTGATCCGGAGGACGGTGCCGGACCTGGAGCCGCACATCCGCAGCAAGATGATCGGCTACGGCACGTACCACTACAAGTACGCAACCGGCCGCGAGGGCGACTGGTTCAAGATCGGCTTGGCCAGCAACAAGAACTACATCTCGATCTACGCTTGTGGTGTGTGCAAGGGCGGGTACGTCGCAGAGCTGAACAGGCACCGGCTGCCGAAGGCGAACATCGGAAAGAGCTGCATCCGGTTCAAGAAGCTGGACGACCTAGACGTCGATGTGCTGAAAGAGATCTTCCTGATCTGCGCTGACGGCGACTACTCGACGTAG
- the uvrC gene encoding excinuclease ABC subunit UvrC, producing MALRTVSELVEKRLKAAPSKTGCYIYRDDKGGVLYVGKAINLRTRIRSYFRKSTKHGARIERLVRKIRDIEWIVVDSELEALVLECNLIKEHRPQYNVRLRDDKSYPFICITKEPFPRVLFTRNPHKGFGKTYGPYSSAYAVRETLQLLHKVFPLIPCGKSWSGKNQQKPCLYFHLNQCLAPCAGLADRESYKAVIQQVTDFLEGREAGVIDDLEAKMNDASEREEYETAAQIRDKIDALRAVLEKQKVLSDDEQDRDIIAVVKDERGAAIQMLYVRGGRLIGQRSFMLDGSKDSAPTEAVQEFVKQYYSRVPEVPREILLPVEIAEKQIVEQWLRQKRGAAVKVEVPQGGIGLRLVDLAAKNAEQALKTFSMEIEQKEQWAEQAAVQLAEELDLPSPPQRIECYDISNIQGKAPVGSMVVLEDGEVAKKEYRRFKIRYHPEDPNDFAMMHEVLTRRLKAFVEKDEKFSSAPDLIVVDGGKGQLSAALRARDALGLSFAMVGLAKKHELVYVPVLKEVHEVRGSGYEVRENEPEPTLTNPNQPEPPNPRTPERTPTGRLNERGLGKLDRYRYREVVMPLTSPGLMLMRKLRDEAHRFAITYHRKLRDKRFHGSVLDEIPGIGPKRRRMLLRTFGSIEGIRRASVTEIAAVPTLTLRQAETVKEFLRPD from the coding sequence ATGGCCTTGCGCACGGTGAGCGAACTGGTCGAGAAGCGGCTCAAGGCCGCGCCGTCGAAGACGGGCTGCTATATTTACCGGGACGACAAGGGTGGGGTGCTCTACGTCGGCAAGGCGATCAACCTGCGAACGCGGATTCGCAGCTACTTTCGCAAGAGCACGAAGCACGGAGCGCGGATCGAGCGATTGGTGCGAAAAATCCGCGACATCGAGTGGATCGTCGTCGACAGCGAACTAGAGGCGCTGGTGCTTGAGTGCAACCTGATCAAGGAGCATCGCCCGCAGTACAACGTCCGCCTGCGCGACGACAAGAGCTACCCGTTCATCTGCATCACGAAGGAGCCGTTTCCGCGAGTGCTGTTCACGCGGAACCCGCACAAAGGGTTTGGCAAGACTTACGGTCCGTACTCGAGCGCGTACGCCGTGCGCGAGACGCTTCAACTGCTGCACAAGGTGTTCCCGCTGATCCCGTGCGGCAAGAGCTGGAGCGGAAAGAACCAGCAGAAGCCTTGCCTGTACTTCCATCTGAACCAGTGCCTCGCGCCTTGCGCCGGCCTGGCTGATCGCGAGAGTTACAAGGCCGTGATCCAGCAGGTGACTGACTTTCTTGAGGGGCGCGAGGCTGGAGTCATCGACGACCTTGAAGCGAAGATGAACGACGCGTCCGAAAGGGAAGAGTACGAAACCGCAGCTCAGATCCGGGACAAGATCGATGCTTTGCGAGCCGTTCTCGAAAAGCAGAAGGTGCTCAGCGACGACGAGCAGGACAGGGACATCATCGCCGTAGTCAAAGACGAACGGGGCGCGGCTATCCAGATGCTCTACGTGCGGGGCGGACGGCTGATCGGCCAGCGCAGCTTCATGTTGGACGGCTCGAAGGATTCAGCGCCCACGGAGGCTGTGCAAGAGTTCGTCAAGCAGTACTACAGCAGAGTGCCGGAGGTGCCAAGAGAGATCCTGCTGCCCGTCGAGATCGCAGAGAAGCAGATCGTCGAGCAGTGGCTGCGGCAGAAACGTGGCGCCGCGGTCAAGGTGGAGGTTCCGCAAGGCGGCATAGGGCTGAGGCTGGTCGACCTGGCCGCCAAGAACGCAGAGCAGGCGCTCAAGACGTTCAGCATGGAGATCGAGCAGAAGGAGCAGTGGGCTGAACAGGCCGCGGTCCAACTAGCCGAAGAGCTTGACCTGCCGAGCCCCCCGCAGCGCATCGAGTGCTACGACATCAGCAACATCCAAGGCAAGGCGCCCGTCGGATCGATGGTCGTCCTAGAGGACGGAGAGGTCGCCAAGAAGGAGTACCGCCGCTTCAAGATTCGGTACCACCCGGAGGACCCGAACGACTTTGCGATGATGCACGAGGTGCTGACGCGACGGCTGAAGGCGTTCGTCGAGAAGGACGAGAAGTTCTCTTCTGCTCCGGATTTAATCGTAGTCGACGGCGGGAAAGGGCAGCTTTCTGCAGCGTTGCGGGCGCGCGACGCGCTGGGTCTTTCATTTGCGATGGTCGGCTTAGCGAAGAAGCACGAGTTGGTGTACGTTCCGGTGCTGAAGGAGGTTCATGAGGTACGAGGTTCGGGGTACGAGGTGCGCGAAAACGAACCCGAACCAACCCTAACCAACCCGAACCAACCCGAACCCCCGAACCCCCGAACTCCCGAACGCACCCCAACTGGCCGCCTGAACGAACGGGGACTTGGCAAACTCGACCGGTACCGGTACCGCGAGGTGGTCATGCCGCTGACATCGCCCGGGCTGATGCTGATGCGCAAGCTGCGAGACGAGGCGCACCGGTTCGCGATCACGTATCACCGCAAGTTGCGCGACAAGCGGTTCCACGGCAGCGTCTTAGACGAAATCCCCGGGATCGGGCCAAAGCGGCGGCGGATGCTGTTGCGCACGTTCGGCTCGATAGAGGGGATTAGGCGCGCCTCGGTCACCGAGATCGCCGCAGTGCCGACTTTGACTCTGCGGCAGGCTGAGACGGTGAAAGAGTTCTTGCGACCCGACTAG
- a CDS encoding S9 family peptidase — MKRFAALLAVLLPLVASAQWPPHPPAERVDFVETLHGIEIPDPYRWLEDQWSAETRAWVKSQQAFAETVLGSSPAFAKIYEEFEKMYVREQGGPVLTAGDYTISFRREKDEARQRVYKRKGEDDEWVVFLDPAEFSADPWVIVQSMGLDPDKKVLAYRVRDGGEDEIEFRFRDIETGKDLDDVIPRGMHWSFHFSHDGSGFYYSIDHKDRGGQVFYHEFGTAVSSDAVIFEGPSREYWVNAWEIDEGKRRLATLGYGWQYQQSFIQDIGDTEWTPYITGLDAQINMTPRDEDLWIITDLDAPNGRLMKTSSDDPGAPSEWEEIVAEHHAEILKGVSFAAGHMWLRYLRNVSSVLKMCDMKGNVVRELEMPGNGRATQPRGEWDGTKVRFTYQHYNVPPISFEYDVETTERKITNQREPMFPVDGIEVVQEWFESVDGTMVPVWICYKEGTELDGANPTLLTGYGGFNVALEPGFSDTWTYFMNHGGVYAVVNLRGGSEFGRRWHKGGMLSHKQNVFDDFISAAEHLIERGYTSSSKLAIRGGSNGGLLMGAVITQRPDLFRVALISVPEFDLVGFPRYANINPPALAEYGDASKPEQFKYVYDWSPYQNVREGVAYPAVLVIQGDKDSRVDSTQARKMVAKLQHATTSGLPVVLNYSVSMGHSGGRPPMQTYRDSAWEMAFLFRMLGIEVAA; from the coding sequence ATGAAACGTTTCGCTGCACTGTTAGCCGTCCTTCTTCCGCTGGTCGCGTCCGCGCAGTGGCCGCCGCATCCGCCAGCGGAGCGTGTGGACTTCGTTGAGACCCTGCACGGGATCGAAATCCCCGATCCATACCGCTGGCTCGAGGATCAGTGGAGCGCGGAGACGCGGGCGTGGGTGAAGAGCCAGCAGGCGTTCGCTGAGACAGTGCTCGGCTCAAGCCCGGCGTTCGCAAAGATATACGAGGAGTTCGAGAAGATGTACGTCCGTGAGCAAGGCGGACCGGTTCTGACGGCGGGCGACTACACCATCTCGTTTAGGCGCGAGAAGGACGAGGCGCGGCAGAGAGTTTACAAACGCAAGGGCGAGGACGACGAGTGGGTGGTGTTCCTAGACCCGGCAGAGTTCAGCGCCGACCCGTGGGTGATCGTGCAGAGCATGGGGCTCGACCCGGACAAGAAGGTGCTCGCCTACCGCGTGCGCGACGGGGGAGAAGACGAGATCGAATTTCGATTTCGCGACATCGAAACCGGCAAGGACCTCGACGACGTGATCCCGCGCGGTATGCACTGGAGCTTCCACTTCTCGCACGACGGCTCGGGGTTCTACTATTCGATCGACCACAAAGACCGCGGCGGGCAGGTGTTCTATCACGAGTTCGGGACGGCGGTCTCTTCCGACGCAGTGATCTTTGAGGGGCCGAGCCGCGAGTACTGGGTCAACGCCTGGGAGATCGACGAGGGGAAGAGGCGGCTTGCGACGCTTGGCTACGGCTGGCAGTACCAGCAGTCGTTTATCCAGGACATTGGTGACACGGAGTGGACGCCGTACATCACCGGGCTCGACGCGCAGATCAACATGACTCCACGCGACGAAGACCTCTGGATCATCACCGACCTCGACGCGCCAAACGGTCGGCTGATGAAGACCTCGTCGGACGATCCTGGTGCGCCTTCTGAGTGGGAGGAGATTGTGGCAGAGCACCACGCGGAAATCTTGAAGGGCGTGTCGTTCGCGGCAGGGCACATGTGGCTGCGGTACTTGCGAAACGTCTCGAGTGTTCTGAAGATGTGCGACATGAAGGGGAACGTTGTGCGCGAGTTGGAGATGCCCGGCAACGGGCGTGCTACGCAGCCGAGAGGCGAGTGGGACGGCACCAAGGTGCGGTTCACGTATCAGCACTACAACGTGCCGCCGATCAGCTTCGAGTACGACGTCGAGACCACCGAGCGCAAGATCACGAACCAACGCGAGCCGATGTTCCCGGTCGATGGGATCGAGGTCGTGCAGGAGTGGTTCGAATCGGTGGATGGAACGATGGTGCCGGTCTGGATTTGCTACAAGGAGGGCACGGAGCTTGACGGGGCGAACCCGACTCTGCTGACGGGGTACGGCGGTTTTAACGTCGCGCTGGAGCCGGGGTTCAGCGACACGTGGACGTACTTCATGAACCACGGCGGCGTTTACGCGGTTGTCAATCTGCGCGGCGGCAGCGAGTTCGGACGTCGGTGGCACAAGGGCGGCATGCTCAGCCACAAGCAGAACGTGTTCGACGACTTTATTTCTGCGGCAGAACACTTAATCGAACGCGGTTACACTTCTTCCTCGAAGCTCGCGATTCGCGGCGGGAGCAACGGCGGACTGCTGATGGGGGCTGTGATCACGCAACGACCTGATCTGTTCCGCGTTGCGCTGATTTCTGTGCCGGAGTTCGACCTGGTCGGCTTCCCGCGTTACGCGAACATAAACCCGCCAGCGCTGGCAGAGTACGGTGACGCGAGCAAGCCGGAGCAGTTCAAGTACGTGTACGACTGGTCGCCGTATCAGAACGTGCGCGAGGGAGTCGCCTATCCTGCGGTGCTTGTCATTCAGGGCGATAAGGACAGCCGGGTCGACTCGACGCAGGCGCGGAAGATGGTGGCGAAGCTGCAGCACGCGACGACGAGCGGACTGCCGGTCGTGCTGAACTACTCGGTGAGCATGGGGCACTCCGGCGGGCGTCCGCCGATGCAGACCTACCGCGACAGCGCATGGGAAATGGCGTTCCTGTTCCGGATGTTGGGGATAGAGGTGGCCGCGTGA